In Lolium rigidum isolate FL_2022 chromosome 7, APGP_CSIRO_Lrig_0.1, whole genome shotgun sequence, the DNA window CAGACTAAGCCACAACTTTTTGAATGCCATGGTAAAATCGGAGCTGCCAATTTATATTTATCAACCAAAAATTATTTGGAGGATAGAAGTGTACCCGTGGCATCATATCAAATTGAAAGCATCAAGCCGATTAAGGCAGAAAACCTTGAGCTGTACTACTTCCATTCCCTCGTGCAATATCAGTAACTGATTAAGGCAGAATAAGGAGCACTATCATCATCAGAACCTAGATATCAATATTTGAGACTGTTACTCCGTTGTTGTTAAACTGCATCAACCAAATCAAATAATACGTGGAGTATATCAGGACCTCACAGATAAAGATAGGTTGCGTAGTTTTCTCCCCTATTGTTGTTTCATGCATTTCAACGCTATAATTTGATGTTAAATGTGAACAGGAACTTGTTCAGGTGTTTATCGGTACATACCATATTCTGCTCCTCACGTCTTTCCTTACTCCTAATGCAGCCGTAAACATGCACATGAAGGCTCAACTGGGTCAAATCTTTGGGGAAGCCTGAAATCCTTTGCTGATGAACTCAGGCTCTTCTGGAACAATCTGTAAATTCTTATGGTCTGCTAGATGCAACTAAGTATAGGATTCACATTGTTTCATTATTCTTTTCATGGACATGGAACACAAATGTAAAGTTCTCCATGAGGACCACCGCTTCAACATCAAATTACGATACGTCTGTCAATTATAAGTTATAACAAGCCGGCGTGTGCAAAGCCCCTTCGTTCTGTTATCTGTCACAAAATCAAATGGAAACTTTTCCTGTCTGGTGTACAGCTTTCAGTAATTTCTCATCTTAACATTCCAATCTGGAATCTCTGCTACCTACATGTTGTATACATCAGGTTCACAATGGTTACGTTTCAGTCTAGATGCCACCCTGGATCCATTCATCAGAAACATGAAGGCACCATTGCTAGACATACTCTAGTTTCACTGAAAGTGCACAAACGCTAAATTTGCGATTCTTGCCAACATGTTCATTCTTCAATGAAATGACATAAACTTGAAAAGGTGAACAACACAAATACAGTTAACAAATTGCCACTTTATATAAACTCATTGTTGGCAGAATCTCTCAACAGCTTCCTTGTTTAGTCAGGTGGTAGATAGGTCTGCCAGAAGCTACAATCCTAATAGGAGGTAGATTTACAAAACTTGCAGTCGACTATCCAGGGCATCACTCTCTTCTTTAACGTTGAAAAAACTCACTCCAAGCTTCTATCATATAAGATGCTCTGTATCCTTCCATCAACATTATTCAAGACGATGGTGGGGTACCTTGTTCAATGTCAGAATCATCGATCATCCTTTCTAATGACTCGATATCACCAGCTTCTGAAAGGGTGTGACTTCGAAGGCTGTCTGCATCCTCACTGCTCACATGAAAACAAAACGAGAAACATCAGTTATGAGGCTAGCATTTAAAGCACCGCTTGCACTATAAAAATTGTAAGGATCATCATAGCAAGGATTTTGCCATACTCAGTAACTCCAAAGATTTCTTTGACAACAAGCGAGCTGTCGCGAGAACAGAACTCTGGGAGCTGGATGATTCACAAATATTCAGTTAGATCAGGGAAAGTAAGGAACGAATTACATTATAACACAATATCCTGACATCTAAAACATCTTTAACTCTGTTATGGAAGTCAAGAAAATTCTCGAACGCAAATTAGAGCCAGTAAAGCAGACGCCAGCACCTTACCTCTGATAAGTACATGATTTTTCCAAACAATGTTTGCACAGCAAGCTTCCGCTTGAAACCTTGTTCTGTAAATCCAGTTAAGTCCATCACTATAGGACCTGCAAGATCACACAGAAAATCTCCTCAGTGATGTAGCAATATTCAAGCTTAATCTTACACATCAAGTTGTGAAATAAACAAAATCATCACTACTACCAAATACTTTTAAGAAAACAATAAACCACACTAAGCATATCCAATATACCAAACGCTATGTTGCTATCCTGCATGCCACAACTATTGATCCTTTTCTACAAAGACAACCAAGTCTCCTATTTGCAATGCAGGTCAAACACTCGTAGCAacactaagggtgtgtttggtagaccggCCCTCCTCAGATTTTCCCACCTCATCCCACTTTTTTCCAACTTttgttgtttggtaggtcggctcGGCCCAACTGGGCACTGCCCACCTCATGCGAAAATAGCCTCTCAGCCCTGCCCGGTAGAGAAGCCGAAATCGAGCTTCACACCTGGGCAGGGCTGACCTCACCCGGAAAACCCCCcgcgcttgtgcccaaaccaacaGGGGTCAAACTGCCCAGCCCTCATCCCCCCCCCCGGCAAGCGCTCTCTATTTCCCACCCTCCACGCCTGCGCCCCGCTCCAGCTTGTTCGACGCCGAGTGCCGCCACTTCCTCGAGGACAAGCGCTGCCACAGCCACGGCGAGGGCCGGCTCCACCACGGCCGCAGACGAGCGCCTCCACGGGCACTGCGAGGGCATGCGCCGCCGCTTCCTCAAGGGCAGCTCTGCCACGGCCGAGCTCCGCGACGGACGACAACGGCGGACAACGGACAACGAACGAGCGCCGCGCTTCCTCGAGGGACAGCTCCGCCACGGCCGAGCGCCGCCACGGCCTAGCTCCCTGACAAACAACGgccgagcgccgccaccgcctaGCTCCGCGACAGACGACAGACAACGGCCGAGCACCGCCACAGCCTCGCGTCGCCATGTCCGACGTCTCCGGGCCCGAGCTCCGCCACAGGCAGGTCCGGCATGAAGCCTGGTCAGGATCGAGAAATCGGGGACGCGTTCATCTCAATCAGGActgaggacccgattgcttttttttcATTCGGTTCAAGGGCTTTTGTGTAAAATTCGGACCTCATGGTAATTTCATATTTTTAGACATAGGTCTCAGCTCAGCCGAGCTCAACAAAcccaccaaacaacatctcaacTCAACTGAGCTCAACaaacccaggctaccaaacaaatGCCAAAATCTCAACACAACTTAGCTAGGATCAACATGTATGAGGTGAGATAGAGATTCTCGATagacccaggctaccaaacacaccctaaaagtaaactagataagttTGAAGCACAACAAACAGGTTAAAGGTGTCAAATTTGAAATTTACCAAATGAAGCATAGAAATGCagtgctttgattttgaaaacatcttATGATGTTAATGCTAATATTACCAACTAATGGCCACCTAGCATCAACAAAATGGCAACGTATCGCTAGAACCCTCATTACAAATTGAATATTGCTGCCGCACATACATGCATATTACTTTGATGTTtggtaaaacatgaaaaatagaacTATCGAACTTAAGTTTACAACCACAATGCGGACATCATTTCAAGGCCCAGAAGCTAGAAATAGCAGAACAAGTAACGAGTGGATTTGAGAACAATGGAAGAAACATACAAGTGCCAAGAATATATGTTTCAGTAACTGTTGGAAAGTAACCTTCCAAAAATTTGCAGCGAATCAAGTACACAGCTAGTAAATCATATGCAGCGAATCAAGTACACAGCTAGGACATCATCAAGTTTTATAGAGAATTTATCATGGAGATCAATAAATTTATAGGAAGCTAAGAGAAGACTATGTGTTGTACAAGAGTCTTGAATAAACCGAGCATCTAGAGTGGCTGAGTCCCAAATTCAGGAAATACTATGCATTATATAAGAGTACCACAATTAGAAGAATGAAAATACCTTTCTCCCGAACAATTCTTCTTGATATCTCATTCAAAATTTCAGCAACTTCAGCATCTTCTAACATTGATGCTTTCCTAAGATGTATGAGATCCACAACCACATCAGGATTGAATTGTTTTTCATTCAGCGTATACCGGATGTACTTTCTTACAACATCATCCATGTCAAATCCTGTCTGAATAAATGGGAAAAGGTTACACATCCATCTGCATCCCTCACTATGGGCAGATAGCTTTGCAATGCAATCAACAATATAAAAAATAAGTGACCCCTCAAACAGCAGTAGAAATGGGTGCATTGGTACAAAGGATCACAGTTAGGTATGCCAAAATCTATTCTACTCAGCAAAAGATTGTGGATAAGATATTTGCATGTCATCAGTGTAATTTCAATCTTCCAGAATAAGATATATGAGCAACACTGTTCAAAGTAGATTCATTTGTTGAGAAAATAAAGCAGATGTGGTGTGGCACTAGTCCAATATATGTTCAGTTCCTCGGTAATAATAGTTGAATCAGGAGCACACCTTTTGCATTAGTTCTTGGAGAGCTGAAAAATCCACTGCTTCCCTGCCCTTGTGAAACAACTCATCTAGTGACTTCAACAAGAATATATTCTTAGTCACCTGTAAAGAAACATCGATTCATCATAAAGTGCCAAACATATATAGTGCCACAAGTGTCTGCATATCTGTTGTGACTTAGTGAGCTATAGTATATAAAGTTCCATTAAGAATATCAGCAAGAAAACCACAAATCAAAGCCTAAAGGCAAGCTTGCGATCAGCAAAAAGATTGTAAACAGAAAATGTTGTGCCTTGGAATCTGTACAGAGCTATCTATTTGAAACAAAGTTCCAAGCTTATGCACGATCAAGAAGCTGACATTGCAAGTTCATGACATATTAGACATTGCTAAGAGTGAATGAAGTGCTAAAAAAGTACAGAAAACTCATTATACACAATGAAACAGAGTCATGTCGATTCATTCTCTCAGTCGATAGTGACATCTAATTCAACCATACAACTCAGTATGGTCATGGAGTCTTGGTTCCCTGATATTCTACGAACAGAGATAAGCTAGTATATAACTTTCCAGCTGATAAAAAAAACAAGCCAAACTCCTATCATCTCGAGTCCTTGAACGAAGTTTAACACCCAATGAACAAATACATTGAACAAACAAGCTATAGTTCCACAAAATGTACCTACATTTCGGCATGGCTTGAACTCTATTGTACGAGAAGTACGCCATCACTTTATTACATACCCAGTATTACCTACCACCACCTAATAGCGAAGCACGAGAAAAAAATGTCCAATCCCAGAGAGAAATTACCTTAAGTGTAACAAAGCTCCTAATCGTATGACTACCCAACCTCCCGCTAAGCATCGAGCCACACATGATTTGTACTTTTGTAGACGTTCAGACTtaccctcttcttcttctgcgtgCGCGGGGAGGTGAATTTGCGGTAGGTgcgggcgacggcgagcgcgAGGGAGACGCCGACGTAGGCGAGCGGGACGGCGAGGAGCCAGGGGACGGGGCTGGAGCCGACGCGGGGCCCGGGGATGGCCTGCGTGACGGTGCCGGTGAACTCGACGAGGTCCAGCGCCTTGTCCTGGATCCACGgcagctcctcctccacctccacctcctcgtcCGCCTCCTTCTTCGGGGGTGCGGCGTTGGTGGAGCTGGCCGGCTGCCGGGAGGCGGCGGGGGTGCGCTTGGCGCGGGCGACGAGGAGGGGCGTGGGCCGGCGGGTGGGGGCGGGCAGGGCGAGGGGgcagcggcggaggcgggcgccgGCGACGGGGACGGCGAGCGGGCggaagaaggtggtggtcgccatGGAGGTGGAGGTTAGGGCTTATCGCGGCGGAGGTGGGTGGGACTCCTCCGGGCCGGGGTGCGGTGCGGTGCGGAGAGGAGACGGAGCCAGAGTAGGCAGTAGTAgtaactcaacaaaacaaaacccTGTGACCGCGTTGggaagagagaaagaggggaagagCAGGAACATGGGCCAAAAGCCCACCAGGGAAATGTTTTTCTCGGCCTATATCACTTTGCTGGTACATCATTCGTTCCAGGGACTGAGCAGTCGCGCCCCCAAATCATCTCCAAACGCCCTCCGATCG includes these proteins:
- the LOC124676096 gene encoding uncharacterized protein LOC124676096, coding for MATTTFFRPLAVPVAGARLRRCPLALPAPTRRPTPLLVARAKRTPAASRQPASSTNAAPPKKEADEEVEVEEELPWIQDKALDLVEFTGTVTQAIPGPRVGSSPVPWLLAVPLAYVGVSLALAVARTYRKFTSPRTQKKKRVTKNIFLLKSLDELFHKGREAVDFSALQELMQKTGFDMDDVVRKYIRYTLNEKQFNPDVVVDLIHLRKASMLEDAEVAEILNEISRRIVREKGPIVMDLTGFTEQGFKRKLAVQTLFGKIMYLSELPEFCSRDSSLVVKEIFGVTDEDADSLRSHTLSEAGDIESLERMIDDSDIEQGTPPSS